A window of the Hordeum vulgare subsp. vulgare chromosome 5H, MorexV3_pseudomolecules_assembly, whole genome shotgun sequence genome harbors these coding sequences:
- the LOC123397999 gene encoding uncharacterized protein LOC123397999, which yields MDGLPGAAPPAPTPPPQRPKRNEWSESGILRLLEAYEAKWLLRYRAKLKWSDWVDIAHDVSAHCSSSSDHASKPGADAGGTAKTPNRCKNKVESMKKRYRAESAAATRAGVAGAASASGGPSWRFFGRMDRLLKGPASAGCSGQPLAHAEPTCDDMVLPRAPLNAEPEVDAEADVALQQPPDTAGLLNADANGSATVKAVDQATHKDKESSRAADSDAANVSSPRSKEIEANDDGAEEVDGTPRKRKGPELDVARSIELLASSFVKIERARLEVYRDTERMRAEAEVKKGEMELRRTEIMAKTQLQIARLFAKRLKECVGSRNGGSSSEMDTPTKKGENGSG from the exons ATGGACGGCCTCCCGGGCGCGGCGCCGCCCGCGCCGACGCCGCCGCCGCAGCGGCCGAAGCGGAACGAGTGGAGCGAGAGCGGCATCCTGCGCCTGCTCGAGGCCTACGAGGCCAAGTGGCTGCTCCGCTACCGGGCCAAGCTCAAGTGGAGCGACTGGGTCGACATCGCCCATGACGTCTCCGCccactgctcctcctcctcggacCACGCATCCAAGCCCGGCGCTGATGCCGGGGGCACTGCCAAGACGCCCAACCGGTGCAAGAACAAGGTCGAGTCCATGAAGAAGCGCTACCGGGCCGAGTCAGCCGCCGCAACGCGCGCCGGAGTAGCCGGGGCGGCCAGCGCCTCCGGTGGCCCGtcgtggcgcttcttcggccgcaTGGACAGGCTTCTCAAAGGGCCCGCATCAGCCGGCTGCTCTGGCCAGCCGCTGGCGCACGCGGAGCCGACCTGCGATGACATGGTCCTGCCGCGAGCACCGCTGAATGCAGAGCCGGAGGTCGACGCCGAAGCAGACGTCGCCCTCCAGCAGCCGCCGGACACAGCAGGGCTACTGAACGCGGACGCCAACGGCTCCGCGACGGTGAAGGCCGTGGATCAGGCCACACACAAGGACAAGGAAAGCAGCAGGGCGGCCGACAGCGACGCCGCAAATGTGAGCTCTCCGCGGAGCAAGGAGATTGAGGCGAACGACGACGGCGCCGAGGAGGTCGACGGCACGCCGAGAAAGAGGAAGGGCCCGGAGCTTGACGTCGCGAGGAGCATCGAGCTGCTGGCGAGCTCGTTCGTGAAGATCGAGCGGGCCAGGCTGGAGGTGTACCGGGACACGGAGCGGATGAGGGCAGAGGCCGAGGTGAAGAAGGGCGAGATGGAGCTGAGGAGGACGGAGATCATGGCCAAGACGCAGCTGCAGATCGCCAGGCTCTTCGCCAAGCGGCTCAAGGAGTGCGTCGGCAGCAGGAATGGCGGCAGCTCCTCTGAAATGGACACCCCCACCAAGAAAGGCGAAAATG GTTCAGGGTGA